A genomic segment from Melospiza georgiana isolate bMelGeo1 chromosome 17, bMelGeo1.pri, whole genome shotgun sequence encodes:
- the L3MBTL1 gene encoding lethal(3)malignant brain tumor-like protein 1 isoform X2 produces the protein MESRGEMEVVRSSKSSAAGEVSVHVVTTESTVQSTHLPTTAFIIPANATAINLPTSTLEIQRFPREPQRSTGAERPDRGAGNEPITAAVIPQISGVQTCSTVRVLEWKDGVATLPGSNLRFRINEYGTLKVVSADKLPPVEAVKEAHTDKDGDSEVAPPSRDNPTVAQDVPEQPAAEGLCHCDTCGRRHVWDGAREGRGFCSEHCHQQFKERSVIVENSASSTNATEILKPVKKRKRKDYQSPSEEEYESEQMEEKQEERKSSVEDSAMSNVEAEAWNGSQHGASEEKKEGWSWASYLEEQKAVAAPLDLFQDYQVASQHKNGFKVGMKLEGIDPQHPSMYFILTVAEVCGYRMRLHFDGYSECHDFWLNADSPDIHPAGWFEETGHKLQPPKGYKEEEFSWTNYLKLTKAQAAPKHLFMVRNTHEASPGFKVGMKLEAVDRMNPSLICVATVTDVVDNRFLVHFDNWDDTYDYWCDPSSPYIHPVGWCHEHGKPLTPPQDYPDPDNFTWEKYLKETGASAVPAWAFKVRPPHGFLVNMKLEAVDRRSPSFIRVASVEDVEDHRIKLHFDGWSHVYDFWIDADHPDIHPMGWCSKTGHPLQPPLRPKEPASSAHGGCPSLGCKSIPHSKSSKYSFHHRKCPTPGCDGSGHVTGRFTAHYCLSGCPLAEKNQGRLKADLSDTEASTRKRSPMGFPQRKKSRHHGRGRPPKYRKIQQEDFQTISSDNVHQSLFMSALSAHPDRSLSLCWEQHCKLLPGVAGITAATVAKWTIDEVFSFVQTLTGCEDQAKLFKDEMIDGEAFLLLTQADIVKIMSVKLGPALKIYNAILMFKNADDTLK, from the exons ACGCCACTGCCATCAACCTTCCCACGAGCACCTTAGAAATCCAGCGATTCCCCCGGGAGCCCCAGAGGAGCACAGGGGCCGAGAGGCCAGacaggggagcagggaatgagcccatcactgctgctgtcatCCCCCAGATCAGTGGGGTGCAGACCTGCAGCACAGTCCGTGTGCTGGAGTGGAAAGATGGGGTGGCAACTTTGCCTGGGAGCAACCTGCGG TTCCGGATCAATGAGTACGGCACGCTGAAGGTGGTGAGTGCTGATAAGCTGCCTCCTGTGGAAGCCGTGAAGGAGGCTCACACAGACAAAGATGGGGACTCCGAGGTGGCACCCCCCAGCAGAGACAATCCTACTGTGGCTCAGG ACGTGCCGGAGCAGCCCGcggcagaggggctgtgccacTGCGATACCTGCGGCCGCAGACACGTGTGGGACGGCGCCCGTGAGGGCAGGGGCTTCTGCAGCgagcactgccaccagcagtTCAAAGAGAG GTCTGTCATTGTGGaaaactctgccagcagcaccaatGCCACAGAAATCCTCAAGCCTGTGAAGAAACGAAAGAGGAAGGACTATCAGAGCCCCTCAGAGGAAGAATATGAGTCTGAGCAAATG gaggaaaagcaggaagagaggaaaagctCAGTGGAAGACTCTGCCATGAGCAATGTGGAGGCCGAGGCGTGGAACGGGAGCCAGCACG GTGCCAgtgaggagaagaaagaaggcTGGTCTTGGGCGTCCTACTTGGAGGAGCAGAAAGCTGTCGCTGCCCCTTTAGATCTCTTCCAGGAT TACCAAGTAGCTTCCCAGCACAAGAATGGCTTTAAAGTGGGGATGAAGCTGGAGGGGATCGACCCACAGCACCCATCCATGTACTTCATCCTGACAGTGGCTGAG gTCTGTGGCTACCGGATGCGTCTCCACTTCGATGGCTACTCCGAGTGCCACGACTTCTGGCTGAATGCTGACTCCCCTGACATCCACCCTGCTGGCTGGTTTGAGGAGACAGGGCACAAACTCCAGCCCCCCAAAG GTTATAAGGAAGAGGAATTCAGCTGGACAAACTACCTGAAGTTAACAAAGGCTCAGGCAGCTCCTAAGCACCTCTTCATGGTCCGAAACACT CACGAGGCTTCTCCAGGCTTCAAGGTGGGCATGAAGCTCGAGGCCGTGGACCGCATGAACCCGTCCCTGATCTGCGTGGCCACAGTGACTGACGTGGTGGACAATCGCTTCCTGGTGCACTTTGACAACTGGGATGATACTTATGACTACTG GTGTGATCCCAGCAGTCCATACATCCACCCGGTTGGATGGTGTCATGAGCACGGCAAACCCCTCACACCTCCTCAAG ATTATCCTGATCCTGACAACTTCACTTGGGAAAAGTACTTGAAAGAAACTGGAGCATCTGCTGTCCCAGCTTGGGCCTTTAAAGTG CGCCCGCCCCACGGCTTCCTGGTCAACATGAAGCTGGAGGCAGTGGACAGGAGGTCTCCTTCCTTCATCCGAGTGGCCAGTGTGGAGGACGTGGAAGATCACAGGATAAAG ctgcattttgatggctggAGCCACGTGTATGATTTCTGGATTGATGCAGATCATCCGGACATCCATCCCATGGGCTGGTGCTCAAAAACAGGACACCCactgcagcctcctctca ggccAAAGGAACCAGCCTCCTCTGCCCATGGGGGCTGCCCAAGCCTGGGCTGCAAGAGCATCCCTCACTCCAAGAGCTCCAAGTACAGCTTTCACCACAG GAAGTGCCCCACGCCGGGCTGCGATGGCTCAGGCCATGTGACGGGGAGGTTCACAGCCCATTACTGCCTCTCAGGGTGCCCGCTGGCAGAGAAGAACCAGGGCAGGCTCAAGGCTGACCTGTCTGACACCGAGGCCTCGACGCGCAAGAGGAGCCCCATGGGTTTCCCTCAGCGAAAGAAATCTCGGCACCACGGCAG AGGGAGACCTCCAAAGTACCGGAAGATCCAGCAGGAAGACTTCCAGA ctatttcctcaGACAACGTGCACCAGTCTCTCTTCATGTCCGCCCTGTCCGCTCACCCCGAccgctccctgtccctgtgctgggagcagcactgcaagCTGCTGCCCGGGGTGGCTGGCATCACAGCAGCCACGGTGGCCAAGTGGACCATTGATGAG GTTTTTAGCTTTGTGCAGACTCTGACGGGTTGTGAGGACCAAGCCAAGCTCTTCAAGGATGAG aTGATCGATGGCGAAGCGTTCCTCCTGCTGACGCAGGCTGACATCGTCAAGATTATGAGTGTCAAGCTGGGCCCGGCACTCAAGATCTACAATGCCATCCTCATGTTCAAGAACGCTGATGACACCTTAAAGTGA
- the L3MBTL1 gene encoding lethal(3)malignant brain tumor-like protein 1 isoform X1, giving the protein MESRGEMEVVRSSKSSAAGEVSVHVVTTESTVQSTHLPTTAFIIPANATAINLPTSTLEIQRFPREPQRSTGAERPDRGAGNEPITAAVIPQISGVQTCSTVRVLEWKDGVATLPGSNLRFRINEYGTLKVVSADKLPPVEAVKEAHTDKDGDSEVAPPSRDNPTVAQDVPEQPAAEGLCHCDTCGRRHVWDGAREGRGFCSEHCHQQFKERSVIVENSASSTNATEILKPVKKRKRKDYQSPSEEEYESEQMEEKQEERKSSVEDSAMSNVEAEAWNGSQHGASEEKKEGWSWASYLEEQKAVAAPLDLFQDYQVASQHKNGFKVGMKLEGIDPQHPSMYFILTVAEVCGYRMRLHFDGYSECHDFWLNADSPDIHPAGWFEETGHKLQPPKGVVGYKEEEFSWTNYLKLTKAQAAPKHLFMVRNTHEASPGFKVGMKLEAVDRMNPSLICVATVTDVVDNRFLVHFDNWDDTYDYWCDPSSPYIHPVGWCHEHGKPLTPPQDYPDPDNFTWEKYLKETGASAVPAWAFKVRPPHGFLVNMKLEAVDRRSPSFIRVASVEDVEDHRIKLHFDGWSHVYDFWIDADHPDIHPMGWCSKTGHPLQPPLRPKEPASSAHGGCPSLGCKSIPHSKSSKYSFHHRKCPTPGCDGSGHVTGRFTAHYCLSGCPLAEKNQGRLKADLSDTEASTRKRSPMGFPQRKKSRHHGRGRPPKYRKIQQEDFQTISSDNVHQSLFMSALSAHPDRSLSLCWEQHCKLLPGVAGITAATVAKWTIDEVFSFVQTLTGCEDQAKLFKDEMIDGEAFLLLTQADIVKIMSVKLGPALKIYNAILMFKNADDTLK; this is encoded by the exons ACGCCACTGCCATCAACCTTCCCACGAGCACCTTAGAAATCCAGCGATTCCCCCGGGAGCCCCAGAGGAGCACAGGGGCCGAGAGGCCAGacaggggagcagggaatgagcccatcactgctgctgtcatCCCCCAGATCAGTGGGGTGCAGACCTGCAGCACAGTCCGTGTGCTGGAGTGGAAAGATGGGGTGGCAACTTTGCCTGGGAGCAACCTGCGG TTCCGGATCAATGAGTACGGCACGCTGAAGGTGGTGAGTGCTGATAAGCTGCCTCCTGTGGAAGCCGTGAAGGAGGCTCACACAGACAAAGATGGGGACTCCGAGGTGGCACCCCCCAGCAGAGACAATCCTACTGTGGCTCAGG ACGTGCCGGAGCAGCCCGcggcagaggggctgtgccacTGCGATACCTGCGGCCGCAGACACGTGTGGGACGGCGCCCGTGAGGGCAGGGGCTTCTGCAGCgagcactgccaccagcagtTCAAAGAGAG GTCTGTCATTGTGGaaaactctgccagcagcaccaatGCCACAGAAATCCTCAAGCCTGTGAAGAAACGAAAGAGGAAGGACTATCAGAGCCCCTCAGAGGAAGAATATGAGTCTGAGCAAATG gaggaaaagcaggaagagaggaaaagctCAGTGGAAGACTCTGCCATGAGCAATGTGGAGGCCGAGGCGTGGAACGGGAGCCAGCACG GTGCCAgtgaggagaagaaagaaggcTGGTCTTGGGCGTCCTACTTGGAGGAGCAGAAAGCTGTCGCTGCCCCTTTAGATCTCTTCCAGGAT TACCAAGTAGCTTCCCAGCACAAGAATGGCTTTAAAGTGGGGATGAAGCTGGAGGGGATCGACCCACAGCACCCATCCATGTACTTCATCCTGACAGTGGCTGAG gTCTGTGGCTACCGGATGCGTCTCCACTTCGATGGCTACTCCGAGTGCCACGACTTCTGGCTGAATGCTGACTCCCCTGACATCCACCCTGCTGGCTGGTTTGAGGAGACAGGGCACAAACTCCAGCCCCCCAAAG GGGTTGTAGGTTATAAGGAAGAGGAATTCAGCTGGACAAACTACCTGAAGTTAACAAAGGCTCAGGCAGCTCCTAAGCACCTCTTCATGGTCCGAAACACT CACGAGGCTTCTCCAGGCTTCAAGGTGGGCATGAAGCTCGAGGCCGTGGACCGCATGAACCCGTCCCTGATCTGCGTGGCCACAGTGACTGACGTGGTGGACAATCGCTTCCTGGTGCACTTTGACAACTGGGATGATACTTATGACTACTG GTGTGATCCCAGCAGTCCATACATCCACCCGGTTGGATGGTGTCATGAGCACGGCAAACCCCTCACACCTCCTCAAG ATTATCCTGATCCTGACAACTTCACTTGGGAAAAGTACTTGAAAGAAACTGGAGCATCTGCTGTCCCAGCTTGGGCCTTTAAAGTG CGCCCGCCCCACGGCTTCCTGGTCAACATGAAGCTGGAGGCAGTGGACAGGAGGTCTCCTTCCTTCATCCGAGTGGCCAGTGTGGAGGACGTGGAAGATCACAGGATAAAG ctgcattttgatggctggAGCCACGTGTATGATTTCTGGATTGATGCAGATCATCCGGACATCCATCCCATGGGCTGGTGCTCAAAAACAGGACACCCactgcagcctcctctca ggccAAAGGAACCAGCCTCCTCTGCCCATGGGGGCTGCCCAAGCCTGGGCTGCAAGAGCATCCCTCACTCCAAGAGCTCCAAGTACAGCTTTCACCACAG GAAGTGCCCCACGCCGGGCTGCGATGGCTCAGGCCATGTGACGGGGAGGTTCACAGCCCATTACTGCCTCTCAGGGTGCCCGCTGGCAGAGAAGAACCAGGGCAGGCTCAAGGCTGACCTGTCTGACACCGAGGCCTCGACGCGCAAGAGGAGCCCCATGGGTTTCCCTCAGCGAAAGAAATCTCGGCACCACGGCAG AGGGAGACCTCCAAAGTACCGGAAGATCCAGCAGGAAGACTTCCAGA ctatttcctcaGACAACGTGCACCAGTCTCTCTTCATGTCCGCCCTGTCCGCTCACCCCGAccgctccctgtccctgtgctgggagcagcactgcaagCTGCTGCCCGGGGTGGCTGGCATCACAGCAGCCACGGTGGCCAAGTGGACCATTGATGAG GTTTTTAGCTTTGTGCAGACTCTGACGGGTTGTGAGGACCAAGCCAAGCTCTTCAAGGATGAG aTGATCGATGGCGAAGCGTTCCTCCTGCTGACGCAGGCTGACATCGTCAAGATTATGAGTGTCAAGCTGGGCCCGGCACTCAAGATCTACAATGCCATCCTCATGTTCAAGAACGCTGATGACACCTTAAAGTGA